One segment of Candidatus Nitrospira nitrosa DNA contains the following:
- a CDS encoding sirohydrochlorin chelatase → MNDSMKGVVLVGHGGIPKDCPQDLVTKLKRLEAQRRAAKQQPSQEELELDQKIRRWPRTKETDPYQSGLEAVGAMLRPHLNGALFAMAYNEFCAPTLEEAVEDLVKQGVTSITVLTTMFTPGGSHSEVEIPEILDHLRPLYPAVELRYAWPFDLQLIAKTLSEQLRRWA, encoded by the coding sequence ATGAATGATTCAATGAAGGGGGTTGTCCTCGTAGGTCATGGTGGCATCCCAAAGGACTGCCCGCAAGATCTGGTAACGAAATTGAAACGATTGGAAGCTCAACGGCGTGCGGCCAAACAGCAGCCGTCCCAGGAAGAACTTGAATTGGATCAGAAGATCCGTCGTTGGCCACGAACCAAAGAGACCGATCCCTACCAATCGGGCCTGGAAGCCGTGGGGGCCATGTTGCGTCCACACCTGAATGGGGCGTTGTTTGCCATGGCCTACAATGAATTCTGCGCGCCGACATTGGAAGAAGCCGTGGAGGATTTGGTGAAACAAGGCGTGACATCCATCACCGTCCTGACGACGATGTTCACGCCGGGTGGCTCTCATTCGGAGGTCGAGATACCGGAGATCTTGGACCACTTGCGACCGCTGTATCCCGCTGTTGAACTGCGCTATGCGTGGCCGTTCGATTTGCAGCTGATCGCAAAGACCCTATCAGAGCAGCTAAGGAGATGGGCATGA
- a CDS encoding TIGR01777 family oxidoreductase: MKIVIAGGTGFIGRALYAALNQGGHRVTILTRQASRVHSRRELPVQAVEWNARDSGPWEQVLEGVDAVINLAGASIADTRWTDVRKQLITDSRILTTRLLVRALSRWSSKPTIFISASGIGYYGATDDRRLDEGAARGDGFLADLCLAWESEALQAAECGARVVMLRTGMVLEQDGGALPKMLLPFRFFAGGPIMPGNQWVSWIHRYDHVGLIQWALSTPTVSGPINAVAPEPVMMKTFCEVLGQVLHRPSWLPVPMFALHVLLGELGTLMTTGQRVIPAKAVAGGYCFKYPTLEEALRDVLMRSAA; this comes from the coding sequence ATGAAGATTGTTATCGCTGGAGGTACAGGATTCATTGGTCGAGCTCTGTATGCCGCGCTTAACCAGGGAGGCCATAGGGTTACGATTTTGACTAGGCAAGCAAGCCGGGTCCATTCTCGTCGTGAGCTGCCGGTGCAAGCTGTCGAATGGAACGCACGGGACTCAGGCCCCTGGGAGCAGGTCCTTGAAGGAGTCGATGCGGTCATCAACCTAGCCGGTGCATCCATCGCCGACACGCGCTGGACGGATGTGCGCAAGCAACTCATTACCGATAGCCGAATCCTGACCACCCGTTTACTGGTTCGGGCGCTGTCACGCTGGTCGTCGAAACCCACTATCTTCATCAGCGCATCCGGCATCGGATATTACGGTGCCACCGACGATCGCCGCCTGGATGAAGGTGCGGCGCGAGGCGATGGCTTCTTGGCCGATCTCTGTCTTGCATGGGAATCAGAGGCGTTGCAGGCTGCAGAATGTGGGGCGCGGGTCGTCATGCTACGCACTGGAATGGTGCTGGAGCAAGACGGAGGGGCTTTGCCCAAGATGCTGTTGCCCTTCCGATTCTTTGCCGGAGGTCCCATCATGCCGGGGAATCAGTGGGTCTCCTGGATTCACCGCTATGATCATGTTGGTCTGATCCAGTGGGCGCTCAGTACACCGACGGTTTCTGGTCCGATCAATGCCGTGGCTCCAGAGCCCGTGATGATGAAGACGTTCTGTGAAGTTCTTGGACAGGTGCTTCACCGACCGTCTTGGCTTCCTGTTCCGATGTTTGCGTTACATGTACTTCTTGGCGAGTTAGGCACATTGATGACAACCGGACAACGAGTCATTCCGGCGAAAGCCGTGGCGGGAGGGTATTGCTTCAAATATCCAACGTTAGAAGAAGCATTGCGGGATGTGCTCATGCGATCGGCAGCATAA
- a CDS encoding surface-adhesin E family protein — translation MRMNQRHLLIGLSLGFFLCQAPVAGLAADEWVRVGGTHKYDRYVNMTSIGVWGPTVTLWTLRDFRVQRAIPGGPYRSVKIKRQYHCDQRKSRPLHVRYYPQALAQGPVLYAAPATREWSRVVPGSDDATEMQVACRTVPSTLHSNNRG, via the coding sequence ATGCGGATGAATCAGCGACATCTCTTAATTGGTCTTAGCCTCGGCTTCTTTCTCTGTCAGGCACCAGTTGCTGGCTTAGCAGCGGATGAATGGGTGCGAGTGGGGGGAACCCATAAATACGACCGCTACGTGAATATGACCAGTATTGGAGTGTGGGGCCCAACGGTTACCCTCTGGACGCTTCGGGACTTTCGTGTGCAGCGAGCTATCCCAGGCGGTCCCTACCGGTCAGTGAAGATCAAACGTCAATACCATTGCGACCAGAGAAAAAGCCGACCGCTCCATGTTCGGTACTACCCGCAAGCTTTGGCACAAGGCCCGGTCCTCTACGCGGCGCCGGCCACGCGTGAGTGGTCACGGGTGGTTCCCGGCAGCGACGATGCTACAGAAATGCAGGTTGCCTGTCGTACGGTTCCGTCGACGCTGCATTCAAATAACAGGGGGTAA
- a CDS encoding formylglycine-generating enzyme family protein — translation MRRPALRQLAVGVVLTAGTITLATAADLPTSDKDMVLIPKGEFTMGSSEHADEAKHQVVLDAYLIDKYEASNARYKEFMKATSHPAPAYWDDPRLSKPTQPVVGVSWTDAHAFCKWDGKRLPTEAEWEHAAKGPDGDNHYPWGHKLDPKKANYGQNVGRTMPVDSYPEGVSGFGVYNMAGNVFEWVEDWYDLTYYKDSPALNPRGAEKGYNFANQGPVKVLRGGSWLAPETSLHTSHRFWNQPDNNSYGVGLGFRCAKSVVSISDEAVQSGREAFIQALVAMGAEKHAEALAAIDKALAADPGNPEYLATKELINKSLSKK, via the coding sequence ATGCGGAGACCAGCGCTCAGACAATTAGCCGTGGGGGTCGTCCTTACGGCCGGGACGATCACTTTGGCCACAGCCGCCGACCTACCGACCAGCGACAAGGATATGGTGCTCATCCCGAAGGGCGAGTTCACCATGGGGAGCAGCGAACATGCGGATGAAGCCAAGCATCAGGTCGTCCTCGACGCCTATCTCATCGACAAGTATGAAGCCTCCAATGCCCGGTACAAAGAGTTTATGAAGGCCACCAGTCATCCCGCCCCCGCCTATTGGGACGATCCCCGTCTGAGTAAGCCCACCCAGCCGGTCGTCGGCGTCAGCTGGACCGACGCCCATGCCTTCTGCAAGTGGGACGGCAAGCGCCTGCCCACGGAGGCCGAGTGGGAACATGCGGCCAAAGGCCCCGACGGGGACAATCACTATCCCTGGGGCCACAAGCTGGACCCGAAGAAAGCCAACTATGGCCAGAACGTGGGCCGTACGATGCCGGTCGATTCATATCCGGAAGGGGTGAGCGGGTTTGGGGTGTACAACATGGCCGGCAACGTCTTCGAGTGGGTCGAGGATTGGTATGACCTGACCTACTACAAGGACAGTCCGGCGCTCAATCCCCGCGGGGCGGAGAAGGGCTACAACTTCGCCAATCAAGGGCCTGTGAAGGTCCTGCGGGGCGGGTCGTGGCTGGCCCCGGAGACCTCCCTGCATACGAGCCATCGCTTCTGGAATCAGCCGGACAACAACTCCTATGGGGTCGGATTGGGGTTCCGCTGTGCGAAGTCGGTCGTAAGCATCTCGGACGAAGCGGTGCAATCGGGCCGGGAGGCCTTCATCCAGGCGCTCGTCGCGATGGGGGCGGAAAAGCATGCCGAAGCCCTCGCGGCCATCGACAAGGCCTTGGCGGCTGATCCCGGCAACCCGGAATATCTGGCCACCAAAGAACTCATCAATAAAAGTCTCAGCAAAAAGTAG
- a CDS encoding surface-adhesin E family protein has protein sequence MQRLLMLIALSCGMMTACTGSETPSASSPSAAAEWTKIGETETYLYYADHGSIRKADETVMMSDLFDYKTTQAEAGNSALSKITLREYDCQNRKSQPVKTTWYAEHMGSGAAGRTTGATGQLTTSATGTATAALMTIACGR, from the coding sequence ATGCAACGACTATTGATGCTGATCGCGCTCTCTTGTGGGATGATGACCGCCTGTACGGGAAGTGAGACGCCGTCCGCTTCCTCACCCAGTGCCGCAGCGGAATGGACGAAGATCGGAGAGACGGAAACCTACCTCTATTATGCGGATCACGGCAGTATTCGGAAGGCAGACGAGACCGTCATGATGTCGGATCTCTTCGACTATAAGACGACTCAGGCGGAAGCTGGCAACTCAGCACTCTCAAAAATCACACTGCGAGAATATGACTGTCAGAACCGCAAAAGCCAACCGGTGAAAACCACTTGGTATGCGGAGCATATGGGTTCAGGAGCTGCAGGGCGCACTACCGGAGCAACAGGCCAATTGACAACGTCGGCCACCGGCACGGCTACTGCCGCGCTCATGACAATCGCCTGCGGGCGTTGA
- a CDS encoding cryptochrome/photolyase family protein, giving the protein MRGIVWFRRDLRLADQSAFIAACEECDEVIPLFVFDEPLLQSHEFGAACVNFMLGCLEELQSSLAELGLVLQWRRGVQVDEVLRAALEWEADAVYWNRDYEPRALIRDQGMQERLAREGIVAKSFKDHVVFEAEEVRSATGEPMQRYSAYRARWWAKWHAVKPTVRAIPHPSITTRKAVRLSPSVLPTAEELGYEHLVPWVAPGERHARKQLQWFIESPIHRYADGRNRPAIDGSAKLSPHLRFGTLSPRETVQTALHSLSQRGPVSRTDVFTWIDELIWREFFQQVLAAFPHVVEGPFRRTAVPPPRDHSAERDVLFQAWCSGRTGYPIVDAGMRQLNQTGWMHNRVRMIVASFLIKDLRIDWRSGEQYFMRHLLDADVAANNGNWQWCASTGTDSMPGYRIFNPALQSRKFDPDGGYIRRYVPELASVSSKRIHEPHLMTPEEQEQAHCRIGIEYPSPVVDHQLARQEYLNLGRQETTR; this is encoded by the coding sequence ATGCGTGGAATCGTCTGGTTCAGAAGAGATCTTCGCCTTGCCGACCAATCGGCATTCATCGCGGCCTGTGAAGAATGTGACGAGGTCATTCCACTGTTCGTGTTCGATGAGCCGTTACTGCAATCGCATGAGTTCGGGGCGGCCTGCGTGAACTTCATGCTGGGGTGTTTGGAGGAGCTTCAATCATCGCTTGCGGAGCTCGGACTGGTGTTGCAGTGGCGGCGTGGGGTCCAAGTCGACGAAGTGTTACGAGCGGCGCTCGAATGGGAAGCTGATGCCGTGTATTGGAACCGAGATTATGAGCCGCGTGCGCTCATACGAGATCAAGGGATGCAGGAGCGATTGGCTCGGGAAGGTATCGTTGCCAAGAGCTTCAAAGACCACGTGGTGTTTGAGGCAGAGGAAGTGCGGAGCGCCACTGGAGAGCCGATGCAGCGCTATAGCGCGTATCGTGCTCGCTGGTGGGCCAAGTGGCATGCGGTCAAACCGACAGTCCGTGCCATCCCACATCCCTCAATAACGACAAGGAAAGCCGTCCGGTTATCTCCATCGGTCCTTCCAACCGCCGAGGAGCTGGGCTACGAGCATCTCGTTCCGTGGGTTGCACCGGGAGAGCGTCATGCCCGCAAACAATTGCAGTGGTTCATCGAGAGCCCCATTCACCGGTATGCCGATGGTCGGAATCGTCCTGCGATCGATGGGAGCGCAAAGTTGTCTCCTCACTTGCGGTTCGGAACCCTCTCCCCGAGGGAGACTGTACAGACAGCGCTACACAGTCTCTCCCAGAGAGGTCCGGTCTCTCGAACAGACGTGTTTACCTGGATCGATGAATTGATCTGGCGTGAATTCTTTCAGCAAGTCTTAGCGGCATTTCCGCATGTCGTTGAGGGACCATTCCGTCGGACAGCCGTGCCTCCGCCGCGAGACCATAGCGCGGAGCGTGATGTCTTGTTCCAAGCGTGGTGCAGTGGACGGACGGGGTATCCGATTGTCGACGCCGGTATGCGGCAGCTCAATCAGACAGGATGGATGCACAATCGCGTCCGCATGATCGTGGCGTCCTTTCTCATCAAGGATCTTCGGATCGACTGGCGGAGTGGTGAGCAGTACTTCATGCGCCACCTGCTCGATGCTGATGTGGCGGCCAATAACGGGAATTGGCAGTGGTGTGCCTCAACCGGCACAGACAGCATGCCGGGCTATCGGATTTTTAATCCTGCGCTTCAGAGTAGGAAGTTTGATCCTGATGGGGGCTACATTCGTCGATATGTCCCTGAACTTGCTTCGGTCTCGTCGAAAAGGATTCATGAGCCACATCTCATGACTCCTGAGGAGCAAGAACAGGCACATTGCAGAATCGGGATAGAGTATCCGTCACCGGTGGTGGATCATCAACTTGCGCGTCAGGAATATCTCAACCTCGGACGGCAGGAGACAACAAGATGA
- a CDS encoding NAD(P)/FAD-dependent oxidoreductase: protein MAATPNVLIVGAGLAGLACARRLTNAGLACTVLEASDGIGGRVRTDRVEGFQLDRGFQVFLAGYPEARETLNYPALALMPFHAGALIRHAGRFHVMSDPFRRPQDVPQMMLSPIGTLADKFRMLRMRRDTLRQHLCAVMKDPTGPTRAVLQAYEFSDAMVMHFFRPFLSGVFLETELKTPCWIFELVWGAFCRGVTAVPRDGMGAIAQQLAGTLPPGTIRLNHAVQQIHAASVVLESGESLRTDVLVLATDDATAARLRGENGSNALARGSVTLYFDAPAAPQRGPWLMVNGENDGVARTVCVLSEAAPSYAPPGRALISVTATEQVGAQGDISQAVRQHLQSWFGSQVNEWRHLRTDCIQRALPPLDVLSTGNRTTSPRLAAGLYLCGDYRESGTLDGALLSGRKAAEAILADFGLS from the coding sequence ATGGCTGCAACTCCCAATGTGCTGATTGTCGGTGCCGGCCTTGCCGGATTGGCCTGTGCGCGTCGCCTGACGAACGCTGGTCTCGCGTGCACGGTCCTTGAAGCGTCCGACGGCATTGGGGGGCGTGTCCGCACGGATCGTGTCGAAGGATTTCAACTCGATCGCGGATTTCAGGTCTTCCTTGCCGGATATCCGGAAGCGCGGGAAACGCTCAACTATCCTGCGTTGGCGCTCATGCCGTTTCATGCCGGAGCGCTCATTCGTCACGCGGGACGCTTTCATGTGATGAGCGATCCCTTTCGCCGGCCGCAAGACGTTCCACAGATGATGCTCAGTCCCATCGGCACGCTTGCCGACAAGTTCAGGATGCTGCGTATGCGACGGGACACCCTGCGGCAGCATCTCTGTGCTGTGATGAAGGACCCCACAGGGCCGACTCGTGCTGTGCTGCAGGCCTATGAGTTTTCTGACGCCATGGTGATGCATTTCTTCCGACCGTTTCTCAGTGGTGTGTTCTTGGAGACAGAATTAAAAACCCCTTGCTGGATTTTTGAACTGGTCTGGGGGGCGTTCTGCCGAGGAGTCACTGCTGTACCACGAGACGGTATGGGCGCTATCGCACAACAACTCGCGGGTACGTTACCGCCTGGGACGATTCGCCTGAACCACGCCGTCCAACAGATTCATGCTGCGAGCGTGGTATTGGAGTCCGGGGAGTCGCTCCGGACCGATGTGTTGGTATTGGCGACTGATGACGCGACCGCCGCACGATTGCGTGGAGAGAATGGATCAAACGCCCTAGCTCGCGGCTCGGTGACGCTCTATTTTGATGCGCCGGCTGCTCCACAACGCGGACCTTGGTTGATGGTGAATGGGGAAAACGATGGGGTGGCCCGGACTGTCTGTGTTCTGAGTGAGGCAGCGCCATCATACGCGCCGCCTGGGCGAGCCTTGATCTCAGTGACTGCGACTGAACAGGTTGGTGCGCAGGGTGATATTTCTCAAGCGGTACGACAACATCTTCAATCCTGGTTTGGCTCGCAAGTCAACGAGTGGCGTCATCTACGAACGGATTGCATTCAACGTGCGCTGCCCCCACTCGACGTACTATCAACCGGGAACCGCACCACCTCACCGCGCCTGGCTGCAGGGCTGTATCTTTGTGGGGATTACCGGGAAAGTGGGACACTCGATGGCGCCCTGCTGTCGGGACGGAAAGCGGCGGAAGCCATACTGGCTGATTTCGGCTTGTCGTGA
- a CDS encoding YbgA family protein, translating into MTTSLLRLGISRCLLGDEVRFDGGHKQDRFLTDVLGRYVEWVPVCPEVEAGLGIPREAMRLVGDPRHPRLMTITSKDDHTSAMETMIDERLKSLGELDLSGFVFKRGSPSCGVERVRVYTAQGMPSHSGIGIFAKAFMAEFALIPVEEEGRLCDPSLRENFIERVFCYRRLQDLLQSGLNRQELIRFHTIHKYLLLSHSPQHYKTLGQLVAQAERYRPKDLTVKYADLFMKTLAVRATVSKHVNVLQHIVGHFKKLMNPCEKAELMGVINDYHQGLTPLIVPLTLIKHYVHVFDMSYIRDQVYLNPHPKELMLRNHV; encoded by the coding sequence ATGACAACCTCCCTGCTTCGCCTCGGTATCAGCCGTTGCCTCCTTGGTGATGAAGTCCGCTTTGACGGAGGGCATAAGCAGGACCGATTCTTGACCGATGTATTGGGCCGCTACGTCGAATGGGTGCCGGTTTGTCCTGAGGTCGAGGCAGGATTGGGTATCCCTCGGGAAGCCATGCGGCTAGTCGGGGATCCGCGGCACCCGCGACTCATGACCATTACGAGCAAGGACGATCACACCTCAGCCATGGAGACCATGATTGACGAGCGTCTCAAGTCGCTCGGCGAATTGGATCTCTCCGGCTTTGTCTTCAAGCGAGGCTCTCCCAGTTGCGGGGTTGAACGGGTGCGTGTGTACACGGCACAAGGAATGCCGAGTCACAGCGGCATCGGAATTTTTGCAAAAGCCTTTATGGCGGAATTTGCGTTGATTCCTGTCGAGGAAGAAGGCCGACTCTGTGACCCGTCACTTCGAGAGAACTTTATCGAGCGAGTGTTTTGTTATCGTCGGCTGCAGGACCTCCTGCAGAGTGGGCTCAACAGGCAGGAGCTCATTCGCTTTCACACCATCCATAAGTACTTGCTGTTGTCCCATAGTCCACAACATTACAAGACGCTGGGACAGCTCGTCGCTCAGGCCGAACGGTATCGACCCAAGGACCTGACGGTGAAATATGCGGATCTCTTCATGAAGACGTTGGCCGTGAGAGCGACAGTCTCTAAACACGTGAATGTCTTGCAACATATCGTGGGCCACTTCAAAAAGCTGATGAACCCATGTGAGAAGGCCGAGCTGATGGGCGTGATCAATGATTATCATCAAGGGCTGACTCCGTTAATCGTCCCGCTGACGCTTATCAAGCACTATGTCCATGTATTCGACATGAGTTACATCCGTGACCAGGTGTATCTCAACCCACATCCCAAGGAACTGATGTTACGGAATCACGTGTAG
- a CDS encoding PDZ domain-containing protein yields the protein MRIPSILIALGLVMSLIVSGIAMADQHTSQAHHGYKDDVKLPHGVIGISLQVGAERIGDPAILYVGMVHPEGPAQQAGLGHGDEVVSVDGASVKGKRYEEVVGMIRGEPGTAVKVGVKGENGLRELSITRVAGDKLPKGPAGTHGNPAR from the coding sequence ATGCGAATCCCAAGCATTCTTATCGCGTTAGGATTGGTGATGAGCCTTATCGTCTCCGGTATAGCCATGGCCGACCAACACACGAGCCAGGCTCATCACGGGTACAAAGACGATGTAAAACTTCCTCACGGTGTCATCGGCATTTCTCTCCAGGTAGGGGCAGAGCGAATCGGCGATCCGGCCATCCTGTATGTCGGCATGGTTCATCCTGAGGGACCAGCTCAGCAGGCGGGGCTTGGACATGGGGATGAGGTGGTGAGTGTTGATGGGGCATCGGTGAAAGGAAAACGGTATGAAGAGGTGGTTGGCATGATTCGAGGAGAGCCAGGAACCGCTGTGAAAGTCGGCGTAAAGGGGGAAAACGGTCTTCGTGAGCTGTCGATCACGCGTGTGGCCGGCGACAAGCTACCGAAAGGACCAGCCGGAACGCACGGAAACCCTGCACGGTAA
- a CDS encoding SDR family oxidoreductase, with product MGGAQVNTGSTVDRGQSNESPAATPRASLILLTGASGYIGGRLLPSLEQQGYRLRCLARHPEILKPRVGPSTEVVAGDVLDRASLEHALRGVDVAYYMVHSMSSIGSFEDTDRRAARNFGEVAKAAGVKGLIYVGGLGRDDEQLSAHLRSRHEVGDILRQSGLPVCEFRASAVIGSGSASFELIRGLVERLPIMLTPKWVKGKAQPIAIDDLLDYLMEALRIPVAEYRIYEVGGADQVSYADMMRAYGRQRGLSPLIIPVPVLTPWLSALWLGLVTPLYARIGRAIIASIVHVTVVRDRTALTTFPVRPMGIDEAIRRALAQEEKHFSATRWSDAISSSGRLPSWGGVRFGTRIVDSRTLTVHAPASAVFKCIERLGGDHGWYAWNWLWHLRGFIDLLQGGVGMRRGRPSASSLRVGDTVDTFRVEAIEPNRRLRLKSEMALPGRAWLEFEVTELGSVTQIRQTAIFDPVGLKGQLYWYSLYVPHEFVFNGMIRGIARAALREVGAIDNRRIQSRIGRSYGISSDTQSADHSKSPGTLNHASQKPSGVTTKMTLRLGILLLSILLTASFLQAGPIDIPDHSDQSTFRLVHEVEHEVDHAWEVYHRAALGGTVASPKLQAEIEEHLHQARTLITQAQEEVNQGDTGRVASLVKQVRIHTTHAIEGSRESKQ from the coding sequence ATGGGGGGGGCTCAAGTGAATACAGGCAGCACCGTGGACAGAGGACAGTCGAATGAGAGCCCAGCGGCGACTCCCAGAGCCTCCCTCATCCTTCTGACGGGAGCCAGCGGCTACATAGGTGGACGTCTCCTGCCGTCGTTAGAGCAACAGGGATATCGCTTACGCTGTTTGGCGAGACATCCCGAGATTCTGAAACCGAGAGTCGGCCCCTCTACGGAAGTTGTCGCGGGTGATGTTCTTGATCGAGCGAGTCTGGAGCATGCATTGCGCGGGGTGGACGTGGCGTACTACATGGTCCACTCCATGAGCTCAATCGGTTCTTTTGAAGACACGGATCGGAGGGCTGCTAGAAACTTCGGTGAGGTTGCGAAAGCGGCGGGGGTCAAGGGCCTCATTTATGTTGGTGGCCTTGGACGAGACGATGAACAACTTTCGGCTCATTTGCGCAGTCGGCATGAGGTGGGGGACATCCTGAGGCAGTCAGGATTGCCTGTATGTGAATTTCGTGCATCGGCGGTCATAGGCTCCGGCAGCGCCTCGTTTGAGCTGATTCGTGGCCTGGTCGAGCGTCTCCCGATCATGCTCACGCCCAAGTGGGTCAAGGGAAAGGCGCAGCCGATCGCCATCGATGATCTGTTGGACTACCTGATGGAAGCGCTTCGGATTCCCGTCGCCGAATACCGGATCTATGAGGTGGGCGGTGCCGACCAAGTATCCTATGCGGACATGATGCGTGCATATGGTCGTCAACGTGGCCTCAGTCCTCTGATCATCCCAGTTCCAGTCCTCACACCGTGGTTGTCTGCGCTCTGGCTTGGACTGGTCACGCCGCTCTACGCTCGAATCGGAAGAGCGATCATTGCAAGCATCGTCCATGTCACGGTGGTGCGGGACCGTACTGCGCTGACGACTTTTCCTGTGCGACCGATGGGCATTGATGAGGCGATTCGCCGAGCCCTTGCCCAGGAAGAAAAACATTTTTCGGCTACGCGCTGGTCAGACGCTATCTCATCATCGGGGCGGTTGCCATCGTGGGGAGGAGTTCGATTCGGTACACGCATTGTTGATTCACGGACCCTCACCGTTCATGCACCTGCATCAGCGGTGTTCAAGTGTATTGAAAGGCTTGGCGGGGACCATGGTTGGTACGCATGGAACTGGCTGTGGCATCTTCGTGGCTTTATCGATCTGCTTCAAGGGGGGGTGGGCATGAGACGCGGACGGCCATCGGCCTCGTCTCTCCGCGTCGGCGATACGGTCGACACCTTCCGGGTTGAGGCGATTGAGCCGAATCGCCGCCTGCGGCTGAAATCCGAGATGGCACTGCCGGGACGGGCTTGGTTGGAGTTTGAGGTGACTGAGCTCGGCTCAGTCACCCAGATCCGCCAAACGGCGATCTTTGATCCGGTGGGACTGAAAGGGCAACTTTATTGGTACTCCCTCTATGTCCCCCACGAATTCGTATTCAACGGGATGATACGTGGGATCGCACGAGCTGCCTTGCGCGAAGTAGGCGCCATCGACAACAGGCGTATTCAGTCTAGGATCGGCCGTTCATACGGAATTTCGAGCGATACTCAATCAGCGGATCATTCCAAATCTCCCGGTACTCTCAACCACGCAAGTCAGAAGCCTTCTGGAGTCACCACTAAGATGACGCTACGCCTGGGGATCCTCCTGCTCAGCATACTCCTGACAGCCTCATTTCTGCAGGCTGGTCCCATCGACATCCCAGACCATTCTGATCAGAGCACGTTTCGCCTGGTTCACGAAGTGGAACACGAGGTAGATCATGCGTGGGAGGTGTATCACCGGGCGGCTCTGGGGGGAACGGTAGCCTCCCCCAAGCTGCAGGCCGAGATCGAAGAGCACTTGCACCAGGCGCGCACGCTTATTACTCAGGCCCAAGAAGAGGTCAACCAGGGGGACACCGGTCGGGTGGCGTCACTCGTCAAACAAGTGCGCATCCATACGACCCACGCGATTGAAGGAAGCAGGGAGTCGAAGCAATGA
- a CDS encoding glutathione peroxidase, giving the protein MPIYSKVLFALSGLVLLELGFIALSTSQTYALEKQPLAPSRTGATMAPLYGFRLPDIDGQPVDLKTFKGKVLLIVNTASMCGNTPQYAGLQEMYERYQERGFEVLAFPANDFGQQEPGTNQEIKGFCYTRYSVSFPLFSKISVVGKDKHPLYRYLTEQSAFPGRVTWNFQKYLVDRSGNVIGKYDPGMNPLSPTILADLEKALAAS; this is encoded by the coding sequence ATGCCGATCTACTCAAAAGTTCTCTTTGCCCTCTCCGGCCTCGTCCTGCTCGAACTTGGATTCATCGCACTGTCCACCTCGCAAACCTACGCACTGGAGAAACAACCCCTTGCGCCCTCACGCACCGGTGCCACGATGGCACCTCTATATGGATTTCGCCTCCCGGACATTGATGGCCAACCCGTCGATCTCAAGACATTCAAGGGTAAGGTGCTGCTCATCGTGAATACCGCGAGCATGTGCGGCAATACGCCGCAGTACGCCGGCCTCCAGGAAATGTATGAGCGATATCAGGAGCGGGGGTTCGAAGTCCTCGCATTTCCGGCGAATGATTTTGGGCAGCAGGAGCCGGGGACTAATCAAGAAATCAAAGGATTCTGCTACACACGATACAGCGTCAGTTTCCCCCTGTTCTCAAAAATCAGCGTGGTTGGGAAAGATAAACATCCACTCTACCGCTACCTGACCGAGCAAAGCGCCTTCCCTGGCCGTGTGACGTGGAACTTTCAAAAATACTTGGTCGATCGCTCAGGCAACGTCATCGGGAAATATGACCCAGGAATGAATCCCTTGTCGCCCACCATTCTGGCCGATCTCGAAAAAGCCTTGGCGGCAAGCTAA